The Arvicola amphibius chromosome 11, mArvAmp1.2, whole genome shotgun sequence genome has a segment encoding these proteins:
- the LOC119826704 gene encoding LOW QUALITY PROTEIN: methyl-CpG-binding domain protein 1-like (The sequence of the model RefSeq protein was modified relative to this genomic sequence to represent the inferred CDS: inserted 3 bases in 2 codons), which yields MAQGWQDCPALGPGWKRHVSFRKSGASCGLSDICYRSPTGVKIRSKVELTRYLDPACDLTLFDFRQGVLCYPAPKTHPLPVPSTKKKKPSKPAKVKKRQGGXQKRKATLRAESKAGTGTAPTSFPVPGRCENCGIHYPWKRLKILCVCEDCRXRIAFNREQRMYKRVGSGECTACLLKEDCRACSVSRLQLPHDVASGLCCKSERRLCLRIVEKSPGCGVCRGCQNQEDCGLCPFCVCPPRPGLKRQWRCLQRRCLWGKRDHHKSSSKVAAQRHSQAQPLPPHPAPRHPEPTEMHISGLAPTSPIKNIH from the exons ATGGCTCAGGGCTGGCAAGACTGCCCAGCCCTGGGCCCTGGCTGGAAGCGTCATGTGTCCTTTCGAAAGTCAGGGGCTTCTTGTGGACTCTCAGACATCTGTTATCGGAGTCCCACAGGAGTCAAGATTCGAAGCAAGGTAGAGCTGACTCGATACCTAGACCCTGCCTGTGATCTCACCCTCTTTGACTTCAGACAAGGCGTCTTGTGCTACCCGGCTCCCAAGACCCATCCCTTGCCTGTCCCCAGCACGAAGAAAAAGAAGCCTTCTAAACCAGCCAAGGTTAAGAAGCGTCAGGGTG TGCAGAAGAGGAAGGCGACCCTGCGGGCTGAGAGTAAGGCTGGCACTGGCACAGCTCCAACTTCATTTCCAGTACCTGGCCGCTGTGAGAACTGTGGAATCCACTACCCATGGAAGAGGCTCAAGATACTATGCGTATGCGAAGACTGCCG GAGAATTGCCTTCAACCGAGAACAGAGAATGTATAAGAGAGTTGGCTCTGGAGAGTGTACAGCTTGCCTGCTGAAAGAAGACTGTAGGGCTTGCTCCGTCTCCCGCCTGCAGCTGCCCCATGATGTGGCCTCAGGCCTCTGCTGCAAGAGTGAGCGGAGACTTTGCCTCAGGATTGTGGAGAAGAGCCCAGGGTGTGGAGTATGTCGGGGTTGTCAGAACCAAGAGGACTGTGGCCTTTGCCCATTTTGCGTTTGCCCTCCCCGCCCTGGTCTGAAGCGCCAGTGGAGGTGTCTGCAGCGCCGCTGCTTGTGGGGTAAACGTGATCATCATAAGAGTAGCTCGAAGGTGGCTGCCCAGCGTCACTCCCAGGCTCAGCCATTGCCTCCACATCCTGCACCGCGGCACCCAGAGCCCACAGAAATGCACATCAGCGGCCTAGCGCCCACATCAcctattaaaaatattcattaa